The Pieris brassicae chromosome 3, ilPieBrab1.1, whole genome shotgun sequence genome contains the following window.
GGAAAatgtttttagaaaaaaacgtgcaaacttgtgtcttctaattttgactagatttagtctactcCAAGACCCCTCGTTTCAGTTTTGATTTTCGACCAGTTTGTTCCGGTTCTGCAGAAATACCTGCCCCCACGTTCTCGAGTtgaaggtcggaacatgcccCGTCGATGACATCATTGATACTCCGATCAGCGAtaaagctggaaatccagttgcataatttctgaGGGAGCCAATAGGCTGGAAGTTTCGAGAGAAATGCTCTGTGCcacgatcgaaggctttcacGGTGTCAAAACTTACCGCCAGATCCTCCCCCTGCCCCCTTACTCCcaactcaattgcctctgcctaCCTATGTGTGAGGTAAACGAGAAGATCACCAGCAAAGTGACCACGGGGAAACCTGTACTGAccatcgctaatcagctggtggtcCCCTAGAACCAGGAGGTTGTAGCTATCGGgcatatagttatatatagttGACAGACCGAGTGTGGGCGTGCACCGAAAAAGACGCGTTAAGACCGGAGCCAACAAAGGaacacaagtacgcagcacaattgtgGGGATGCTAGCAGCCCCACTCGTCTTATGGATGTCTAAGGCAGATAGAAGCTTTTCGGGAAGCATGTTGCCAGAATTtaacttcaggcatcgtagattcacaccgcaataatgtcggCGTTGCTTTTCCTTGGTCCGGTTTTCCGAGGAAGTCGACGCTAAGAGACAGCCTAAAAGATCGGCCTTCTTCTTCGCCAGCGTTTTATCTTCTCATTGCAGTGGTGGAATGGCTGGCCGACAGGAATTCCCTTGGACGGCTTTTAGCCATTTTCTAGCCAAATCTAGCAGTGTAGATACTCACTGATTTGTGTTTGTTTCATGTTTTTTACAACAAGAACATTACAACGAGACAACATGCTATAAAAGAGTTCTAACTTGCTTTGGTCATATCGCCTGTTACGAACCAGATAACCTGGACCCGCTGGTGTGACCAAATCACGATTCTTGCGGGTCGGAAGCTATAGACCGAACTAAGTGGATAGATATTCTAGCAAGGCAGCAGGCACCTTACAGTGACACGACCTTTAACAATGAAGTACACGCCTGAGAAGAAATTGCCATAATCTTTACCGGAAAGATTCACAACTCTTATACTAAATGACTACGCCCTATCCGTTCTATAAtgtgatattaaattatttaacctttttatttcagatattgAGAATGGCGAGCCAGAGCAAGGCTTTAACTCTCCTCTTCTTACAACTCTATCTAATGGCGccgatataaatattatgccaCATAGCAATGTCGTgaggtatttataatatttacaatattcgaTTTTTTACCATAATTATGCACATACATTAAGCATCTACATTTACAGTGTGTTCTGTGTTTAATTCCCGGTAAAGTCTCAAATTTAACTATTTAccttgttttaaaattgtcaTCAATTCCAATTCCAGTTTATTATGTCACGGAAGTtctaacaaaaagtatttatcgatataaatatttttaatggacAAAccatgtaattatttatgttttgctTCATAAGTTTAAATAACTAATCCTTTTTCCAGAAGACATAAATTACCAAAGTTACACGCGGTCATACCTTCCAATGCTACCACCGAACCAACCCCATTACCGCTGACTCCTGGAACGTGTCCAACCAATAGACGAAATGATCGCCGCCTTCGCAGACTAAACACGGATCTCCTGGAAGCGATCGAGTCTTACAACGTAGAAGATGTAGAAACGTAACTATATAGTAAATGCTTAAAAATCCATATTTCAAACTCATTACCTTTTTAACTGTTTATAcactgtttataataattgcttTTAGAGTAAATCCCATCTTGGGAAAGTATGTTTTGGCTTCGTACAGCCACTATCAGCAACCATGTCATACTAACGCTACTTTTTCCATACCCTTGTGTCTTTCGTCTTGTGTGGATCGCAGGGTCcaccgtttttttttaaaataaagaattaagtTCTACTTTTTAATCAGCTTACTAGAAGAAGGAGCGAATCCAAACGTCACATGCCGTCTCGATAATGTGTCGGCTTGTCATCTGGCCGCTCTGACTGGAGGCGAAGCTTTAAACCTTTTACTTAAGTTTGGTGCTGACAAAAACCGTCTCGACAAGTATGGAAGGACGCCCTTACATCTCGCAGCCTATGCGGGAAATGCAAGGCAGTTGGCAATTCTCTTGGACTTTACTGAaggttctttaaaatattttctacataTGCCTTATTTAGTATAAGCTGTTTTtagattgtttaaatttactacTTATTGAAACAGATATGCAGAAACGTGTGGACACAGATGATATGTCATCAGAAGCAGAGGAGGACGTCAAAAGAATGTGTCCGATAACGATGAAAATGGTTAATGTGAGGTGCGACGTAGAAGAAGTTAATACAGTTCTTCCGAAGAGTTGGATGGATGATATCGACCACAACTGTATGAGCATTAAGGGCAGCGTGAGGACATTATTAATAGcttaattacttataaaaattgtagctATTACATTGACAACAGAGCCGTAACGTAAGTAAAAGATAGAAATCATTGTAATTTGTTCTAGTTACCATTACTCCAACCCGGCTGGACGCCTCTACACGTTGCGGTGTCTTGCGCAAGACGTCGTTGTACAAGACTACTTCTAGCTGCCGGGGCTGATCCTAATATTTCCGACGTCCTTGGACGAACTGCATTGGATGTTGTGGGTTCAGCACACTATCATAATGAAAATATCAACTCTGAAAAGTTAGtacagtattattattaattaaactaaataataacacaaGCTGACAAAGTTTGGTTAAAATTGCATTGAAATGCTTGACGCGTAAAGATGTAACAGTCATACATACATCAAAGGTTTTTTTAGCTTTACAGAGGTCATCAAAATGCTCATTAAAGCCGGTGGAAAACACAACTCAATGACATCAGACGGCATAAATGATATAGACACACCTCTCCATACAGCTGTAGAATTATCAAATATTGACAGTATCAAACAACTTCTGGATATTGGTGTATGTGTGGGTTGTTTAAATACAGCGGGTCAAACACCCCTCCATCTTTGTGTTAAGAAGCAATTGGAGCAGGCTTTACaggcaagttttttttttataatttaagaacAAATCATAGCACCAATAATACTATTGGTAATGATGGTTAACGATGCTTTGTTTATATCATAGTTCATATTCCAGATCTTAGCCAATTACCCATATAAAGAAGTAGGTTTACTGTCAGCCATGGTTGACGTGAAAGACAGAGATGGCCACACGGTGCTACAAGTGGCTGTAGAGGACTCATGGGTAGCTGGTGTATGTGTAGCCCTTGAAGCAGGTGCAGATGTTACTTTGAAGGtaggtttaatttattatattgttacgagctaggggaccGGATAGAAAACGCCGTAGATACTATTCgcattttataactttaatgtTAATCTCTCTCTTGAAttatattcgagaactctccAGGCAGAATCGGCACTGAGTAGCTATTGCAGTATTCTAGAACGTACGTTCTCTTTATCTCTTTCGCGCATTGCTCCGTcgttgtcgtacggcgttatAGAGTATTTAGTGGCTTCAAGAATGTTCCCATCTTTCCAATCTCTCGTGTATCTTTCCATCCTTGTACCACACCACACCATGTAGAGGATTCAGTCTAGAAttttccttcatcaaagggctCTGAAAACGGGTTTTCAGAAAATGttaccactctactacacatgttctgaaactttttcaaaaaAGTTACAGCCTCCTGAAAACGAggttattttctaatatgtgatagAGCCTCTCCTGAAGCGCCTATAACTCACATTTAAGTTTACTGAAAACTTCTCTAGCATGTggaaaatctagaaacatttcaaaatacccgtcttcgtaacaatattattgttcAATATTGATAACTAAGAAACGGATCATGATCATGCATTTTCCAATACTGATAGTGAATTAGAACAATTTTATCCGGTAACGTACGGTAAGGTACGTCTGCATGTggtacaataattttaacattaagtgaatgattatgtaaatattaatatgtaaatgatTATCGAAATCAAATtagtaattgttaaaataactattaatttatttaaaggcaAATGATGGCGAAACACCTATTCATTCAGCGGCAGCTTTAGGAAACATAGATGTGCTCATAGAAGTTTTGAGTGTAGCCAAACAACAAGGCATTCTCGACAGCCAAAATGACAAAGGCGAAACAGCTTTATTCCAGTCGATCATAAACGGTCACCATGACTGTGTAAAAACTCTTTTAGAAGAGGGGGCTTCCATTAACATCACATTACCAGGCAACGTTAACGTTTTCCATGCAGCTGCTAAACAGGGACACgtagatattataaaaactttattagaaCAAGAACCTTTTGAagacttattaaaaaagataaattccATCACTACTGctgaaaaaaaaggttttggtCCTATTCATTTTGCTGTTTTATGCAATAGTATTGACTGTGTAGAATTGCTTTTGTCAAATGGAGCTGACGTTAAACTGAGGACTACTAATAGCCCATATCACTCCTCAACGCCATTACATTTGGCTGCTGAATTTAACTTTTTGATTGTCGCCCAGTTGATAATAAAGTTCGATAATACGACTTTAGACGATTTCAATGATAAAGGCTGGTATCCACTACACACTGCTAGTTATTTTGGAAGTAGAGATGTAATTCTTTTACTTCTACAACACGGGGCAGATTTATCTAGACACACAGAGAGTCCAAGAAAATCCAAACGAACAgcaattgaaataattgttaataatttatctaaaccTACAGAATTCCTGGACGACATTTTTGACTCCTATATCGTATGTACCTGTCAAAACTTGGAAGATGCAAATTCTGAAATAACCGTTGACTACAGAATATTAATGCCAACAGCTTGTGAAATAGATCAAATGAAAGTAGTGGAAGCTCTTCTAAAAACTGGCAATAGATATGGGCAAAAAAGGCTGTTGGTGCACCCGCTTGTCGAAAGTTTTCTTTACTTAAAATGGAAAGCGTTATTACCATTTTTCTACACCATAATAGCTGTTTATGCTCTATTTGTGTCATCAGTAACCATTTTCATAATTTCTGTCTTCTTTTATAAAGACACAAATGAAAGTCCTCCAGCTTGCCTTGGACCGTCTATTTGgagctattttatttatgctacAGTCTGTTTGATTATATTACAAGTAGGTGTtgagatattttttctttttatattcgCTGTTTCGCGTAGAAATCGTAAGTTTGTTATTACAATCAATATTCTTCcaggaaatattatatatgaatgtTAAAAGTACAAGATACTTATTCCATATGGAAACTTGGATAAAGTTTGGATCCGTTTTTTTCTCTATCATCCTTCCCACCTCGGTGACAATGTCTACGAACATGGAATGGCCAAGACATATAGCTACTTTAGCACTTATTTTATCCTGGATAGAACTTATGTTTTTGCTTTCACGATTTCCGAATTGGGGTTACTATGTCCTTATGTTTGGAAAAGTGGCTTCTAATGTTGTtaaagtaagtaaatttttacgaacaTTTATCATTTTAGATTAACTGTAACGTGTTCcacaatttcttttttcagatacttttgacattcgcGTTTTTGGTAATTGGATTTTCACTTAGTTTCATGATACAGTTTCACTCAAAAATTCCATTCGAGAGTCCGTGGGCTTCATTTGTTAAAACAATGGTGATGATGACATCTGAATTTGACTATGAAGCTTTATTTGATCAAGAGCACACTCGAGAACTAGCAACTTCAATAGTCATAATCCGGTTGATTTTCTTGATATTTCTGATATTAGCGGCCATAGTTTTAATGAACCTCATGGTCGGTGTTGCTGTTAGCGATATAAATGATTTGGAAATACTAGGAAATATTAATAGACTGGCGAAACGGGTAGAGTTCCTTTCAACATTAGACAACTTAGTTTACAATCGATTTTTTAATTCGATTTTACCAAGGAAGATAAATGAccatatcaaaaataaaagaaatgtaattaaacaaataactcTTTGCCCTGGTAAGCCGAGATGGAAATATTACAAACTGTTTCCTACGTATATAAGAGATGCTATTTTGACAATAGCACAAgaacaaaaagaaataaaagaagaAGCAATTGATATGAAGGAGTTTAGAATGAAAATTGACGAAATGCATGGggctattataaaaatagaaaattcacAAGCGCAAAAGTTTACATTGGCTAATCTGGAGaaaacattaatacaaaagttGAAGCTAGAAGATATTCAAAAACGCTTCACTGAGATTGATACTGGTATCGTGCAAGTAAAAGAGCAAATTGCAGAAAATAACGAAGAGAAAAGGTGCCCAATTGAGAAACTAAATGTTAAAGTCGATCAATTATCTGTAGATATAGAATccattaaagaaatattggcCCGATTAGAAAGTAAATTGGGAAGTTTTTAGTTCTttcttttattaagttttaaaaatacgtttGTCTTTAAAGTATAAGTCATTATAATAAACCTAAGCCAGCTTGATTCTAGTTGTCATTTTACTGTtaatttttgaactttttacacctatattttataaagatgtCTCACACGGTAAAAAGAAAACTTCCTGATATAGAAATGCCTGCTGTAAGTTTGTAGCACATAAAACTATCCTTCTATCTAGCTAACTATTATTGTCCTATTGTCTACTACTATTGTCCTACTCTTCAAATATCTTTTCATCCATTAGGAGAAATGaagtatttgaaattttaaaagcgTATAATCCCATcgctatgtatatttatatcaactaaTTTTGTCTCATATCTCGGCATAATATAGGGGTGCCAtggagaaaattatttttgatgttattaaaattttaatttttgttcttaataaaaattcgcctattacaacattaataaaactCAATTCAATGAAACGAAACTGTACTAATAACCTTAAGTGCGTTAATGGCCACTTTCAGGAATTTTCAACGCACACGATCGGAGCAATAAATCGTATTGAGGAGCGTCCAAACGTGATGGGAATTATGTATTTTCGAAACGGTATGCTTTTAGTAATACACGGGATTATATGCATAAAGCTAACACTTTGCAATTGTGGAACAAGCCAAACAATATGTTAACTTATTCTTCCTGAAAAACGTTAAAAAGTCGTTtaggttatattatattatttacgcgTTCAGTCAGATCAGTCTTATTgcactttttaaattgttctTGTGGCATTTATCAATgaacaaataaacttatatcgagaaaattagattattaataatattataattagggTTAAACATAGAAATGACATGAAGAAGGATATACATGTTCACAGGTTTCCTTCAACTAACAACAGCGCCCGAGACTTTATCGCATATTTTAACTAGTAAATTACCACCTATGACTTCAGCTTTTAGAAGGGCCATCAGTGAAATAGTATGTAGAATTCAttgttaacaaatttaaaactactaattgttaaacataaatatttattatagtccCACATTCAGCAATAAAATGTCAGCCATTATAAAACCGttcaagtttttttaagtttttaatgtcAAAAGAAATACTAtagagatatatatttttagatatagaGCAGGtagttaagtttaaaaaaatcctttactAAACGTTAATCCATGGCCATCAGGATGTGTTAGACGAACTGCTGGCATTTAGAATCGAGACCAACTCGATGGAGATAATAGTGACTGGAAACAGTGATTTCACTGCCTGTGCTGTATTGCATTGTACACGGATAAGCGTGCGAAAATAAAAGCGAAATATCTAATCGGTGGTTAGTTgttagtatattaaataatatattaagcaaGACTGGTCGATTTACGATTTTGAAAAGTCGCTTGCTATGTGGCAACATCTAAAATgaaatactattatatatctatGAGCTTACAAAGATCGGTTAGCAGTCGGACA
Protein-coding sequences here:
- the LOC123707172 gene encoding ankyrin repeat and SOCS box protein 11-like, which produces MNWTTMFSSLFFRDIENGEPEQGFNSPLLTTLSNGADINIMPHSNVVRRHKLPKLHAVIPSNATTEPTPLPLTPGTCPTNRRNDRRLRRLNTDLLEAIESYNVEDVETLLEEGANPNVTCRLDNVSACHLAALTGGEALNLLLKFGADKNRLDKYGRTPLHLAAYAGNARQLAILLDFTEDMQKRVDTDDMSSEAEEDVKRMCPITMKMVNVRCDVEEVNTVLPKSWMDDIDHNCMSIKGSLPLLQPGWTPLHVAVSCARRRCTRLLLAAGADPNISDVLGRTALDVVGSAHYHNENINSEKGHQNAH